From the genome of Ectobacillus sp. JY-23, one region includes:
- a CDS encoding alpha/beta-type small acid-soluble spore protein, which translates to MTRTNKLVAPGSQAAIDQMKYEIASEFGVNLGPEATARANGSVGGEITKRLVALAEQQLGGYQK; encoded by the coding sequence ATGACAAGAACAAACAAATTAGTAGCTCCTGGTTCACAAGCAGCTATCGACCAAATGAAATATGAAATCGCTTCTGAGTTCGGGGTAAACCTTGGTCCTGAAGCAACTGCTCGCGCTAACGGTTCTGTAGGCGGCGAAATCACAAAGCGCCTTGTAGCACTGGCTGAGCAACAACTAGGCGGATACCAAAAGTAA
- the thiI gene encoding tRNA uracil 4-sulfurtransferase ThiI, producing the protein MKYDHILIRYGEMTTKGKNRAKFVSVLKDNVKHRLKKFSALELEVTRDRMYIKLNGEDHEAVIEKIRHIFGIHTFSLAMKVTTDLEDMKRGALAAFLQVNEGVKTFKISVHRTYKQFPMETNELNRELGAHILRNTENITVDVRKPDVNVRVEVREEFTYIMCEDLQGAGGLPVGVGGKAMLLLSGGIDSPVAGYLVMKRGVTLEAIHFHSPPFTSERAKQKVIDLAQRLTKYCKRITLHIVPFTEVQKAIHKQVPDSYTMTVMRRMMLRIAERVAAERGVLALATGESLGQVASQTLDSMHTINEATNYPILRPLITTDKVEIMKIAREIDTYDLSILPYEDCCTIFTPPNPSTKPKREKANRFEQFYDFEPLIQDAVKNIEKMVLHAEVEEKEEFEELF; encoded by the coding sequence ATGAAGTATGATCACATTTTGATTCGCTATGGCGAAATGACAACAAAAGGGAAAAATCGAGCTAAATTTGTAAGCGTGTTAAAAGACAATGTAAAACACCGTCTTAAAAAGTTTTCTGCGCTTGAATTGGAAGTAACAAGAGATCGCATGTATATTAAGCTAAATGGTGAAGATCATGAAGCTGTGATTGAAAAAATCCGTCATATTTTTGGTATTCATACCTTTAGCTTAGCAATGAAAGTAACAACAGATTTGGAAGACATGAAGCGCGGTGCACTGGCAGCTTTTTTACAGGTGAACGAGGGTGTAAAAACCTTTAAAATATCTGTTCATCGTACGTACAAGCAATTTCCAATGGAAACGAATGAATTAAACCGCGAACTGGGCGCCCACATTTTACGAAACACAGAAAACATCACTGTAGATGTTCGTAAGCCAGACGTAAATGTACGTGTAGAAGTACGTGAGGAATTCACGTATATTATGTGTGAGGATTTACAGGGAGCTGGGGGCTTGCCGGTAGGTGTAGGCGGAAAAGCGATGCTACTGCTTTCTGGTGGTATCGATAGTCCTGTTGCAGGATACCTGGTGATGAAGCGCGGTGTGACATTAGAGGCTATTCATTTTCACAGCCCGCCTTTTACGAGCGAACGAGCGAAGCAAAAGGTTATTGATTTGGCACAACGTTTGACAAAGTATTGCAAGCGAATTACGCTTCATATTGTGCCGTTTACAGAGGTGCAAAAAGCAATCCATAAGCAAGTACCTGACAGTTATACAATGACAGTCATGCGCCGTATGATGCTTCGCATTGCAGAACGTGTTGCGGCTGAGCGAGGTGTACTGGCTTTGGCGACAGGGGAAAGTTTGGGACAAGTAGCCAGCCAAACACTCGATAGCATGCATACGATTAACGAAGCGACCAATTACCCGATCTTACGCCCTTTGATTACAACAGATAAAGTGGAGATTATGAAGATTGCGCGTGAGATTGATACTTATGATTTGTCCATTTTGCCGTATGAAGATTGCTGTACCATTTTCACCCCACCAAATCCTTCTACAAAACCAAAGCGTGAAAAAGCAAATCGCTTTGAGCAATTTTATGACTTTGAACCACTCATTCAGGATGCTGTAAAAAACATTGAGAAAATGGTATTGCATGCGGAAGTGGAAGAAAAAGAAGAATTTGAGGAATTGTTCTAG
- a CDS encoding cysteine desulfurase family protein codes for MIYFDNSATTKPHPEVLQSYVTAADKYFGNPSSINGLGAAAERLLSQSRSVTAKLLGVRSNEIVFTSGGTEGNNLAIKGTAIRHRSRGRHVITTAIEHASVKGAFGQLEALGFEVTYLPVNQAGSIDVQVLAESIRPDTILVSVMHVNNETGAIQPIEEIGRLLQNHPKVIFHVDNVQGIGKVPLDLKRANIDLCTMSGHKFHGVKGTGILYVREGVTIDSILSGGQQEQYYRPGTENVPGIVAMTKALRMSIEKQDVHIKQLEQIKAFALNELRAMPQAVIHTPAHAAPHIINVSFPGLKPEVLVHALEEHDIYISTKSACSSKAKDISYVLLAMGVAERTAQSAVRISLSGQNTMEEMQQFITVLRRTVAKLYEVMRETV; via the coding sequence ATGATTTATTTTGATAATAGTGCAACAACAAAGCCGCATCCGGAGGTATTACAGTCTTATGTAACGGCTGCGGATAAATATTTTGGGAATCCGTCTTCTATTAACGGTTTAGGGGCTGCGGCAGAGAGATTGCTTTCACAATCTAGAAGTGTGACGGCGAAATTGCTCGGCGTAAGATCAAATGAAATTGTCTTTACGTCTGGAGGAACCGAAGGAAATAATTTGGCAATTAAAGGTACAGCTATTCGTCATCGTTCACGCGGTCGACATGTTATTACAACAGCGATCGAGCATGCTTCAGTGAAAGGAGCCTTTGGTCAGCTAGAAGCGCTTGGTTTTGAAGTAACATACTTGCCCGTAAATCAAGCGGGAAGCATAGATGTGCAAGTGCTTGCGGAGTCTATACGTCCAGACACGATTTTGGTTTCTGTGATGCATGTGAATAATGAAACGGGGGCTATTCAGCCAATTGAAGAGATTGGAAGGCTGTTACAAAACCATCCAAAGGTCATTTTTCATGTGGACAATGTTCAAGGTATTGGAAAAGTGCCGCTTGATTTGAAACGTGCAAACATAGATCTCTGTACCATGTCGGGACATAAGTTTCATGGTGTAAAGGGAACAGGGATTTTATATGTACGAGAAGGAGTTACAATTGATTCCATTCTTTCAGGAGGGCAGCAGGAGCAATATTATCGCCCTGGTACAGAGAATGTCCCAGGTATTGTAGCGATGACTAAAGCACTCCGTATGAGCATAGAAAAACAAGATGTGCATATAAAACAGCTAGAGCAAATTAAAGCATTTGCACTTAATGAATTACGAGCTATGCCACAAGCTGTTATTCATACACCTGCACACGCGGCACCGCACATTATAAACGTTTCCTTTCCGGGGTTAAAGCCAGAGGTGCTCGTGCATGCGCTTGAAGAACATGACATTTATATTTCTACAAAGTCAGCATGTTCCTCTAAGGCAAAGGATATCAGCTATGTGTTACTAGCGATGGGAGTTGCAGAAAGAACAGCACAAAGCGCCGTTCGAATTAGTTTATCCGGTCAAAATACGATGGAAGAGATGCAACAATTTATTACGGTGCTTCGCCGCACTGTGGCAAAACTATATGAAGTAATGAGGGAAACAGTATGA
- the ezrA gene encoding septation ring formation regulator EzrA, which translates to MGSLLTFIIVIISIILIYLLTGLVIKNRADRELQELKAWKQALKDKPVADELKKVKDLNMTGQTEELFEKWRNEWDEVLTVSIPQIEKDLQEAESSLSGFLSRKSKVFMEQAGGLLVEAEEKIEGVVKELHNLLESHTKNNAEIEVVRSTYREVKKSMLAYRHTVSLAEKKLEELLDQEHQKFQHFEEATVNGNYLEARDIVHSLEQGVAYLQTLLQDIPDLQLDCQANLPGQISDLLLGYQEMEEQGYILHHLQIDKEVQDMQHQIQLALDDIKTLRIQEAKARTESVKNRLDSLYDVLENEVTAKHHAEKEQREIGTALIQLREQSNRTKEETQFVKQSYELSDEDVEAQKYVEKQVAFLMKRFDALQVRIAEQDVAFSVIGEELSDVRKQIEETSRLHAEYTDMLATLRKEELQARETLQQMRNDILEVKRLLQKSNIPGVPQDMLESLAYAQVAVRKVYEQLEHKPLNMSEVHKVLKEAEGFVLGMGSAVKELIEQAALVEKMIQYGNRYRSQSRQVADHLAHAEVLFRQYQYKAALEQVSATLEQVEPGVTGKIEEFVKTE; encoded by the coding sequence ATGGGCTCATTGTTAACTTTTATTATTGTAATCATAAGTATTATACTGATATACCTACTAACTGGTCTTGTGATAAAAAATCGTGCGGATAGAGAACTGCAGGAATTAAAAGCTTGGAAACAGGCATTAAAGGATAAACCGGTTGCAGATGAACTAAAAAAGGTAAAAGACTTGAATATGACCGGACAAACGGAAGAATTGTTCGAGAAGTGGCGCAATGAATGGGATGAGGTGTTAACTGTTTCTATTCCCCAAATTGAAAAAGATTTGCAAGAAGCAGAGAGTTCACTCAGCGGCTTTTTATCGCGTAAATCGAAGGTGTTTATGGAGCAAGCAGGTGGTTTGCTTGTTGAGGCGGAAGAAAAAATCGAAGGTGTTGTAAAAGAGCTTCATAATTTATTGGAAAGTCATACGAAAAACAATGCTGAGATTGAAGTTGTACGTAGTACCTACCGAGAAGTGAAGAAAAGTATGTTAGCATATCGTCATACAGTAAGTTTAGCTGAAAAGAAGCTAGAGGAACTGCTGGATCAGGAGCATCAGAAATTTCAGCACTTTGAAGAAGCTACGGTGAATGGGAATTACTTAGAAGCGCGTGATATTGTGCACAGTTTAGAGCAAGGGGTTGCATACTTACAAACATTGCTACAAGATATACCAGATTTGCAGCTAGATTGCCAAGCTAACCTGCCTGGACAAATTTCGGATTTATTGCTGGGATATCAGGAGATGGAAGAACAGGGTTATATCCTTCATCATTTGCAAATTGATAAAGAAGTACAAGATATGCAGCATCAAATTCAGCTTGCATTAGATGATATTAAAACATTGCGCATACAGGAAGCGAAGGCGCGAACAGAATCGGTAAAAAATAGATTGGATTCGCTGTACGATGTGCTGGAAAATGAAGTTACTGCCAAGCACCATGCAGAAAAAGAACAAAGAGAAATTGGGACGGCTCTTATTCAACTGCGAGAACAATCCAATCGAACAAAAGAAGAAACGCAATTTGTGAAGCAAAGCTATGAGTTAAGTGATGAGGATGTAGAGGCACAAAAATATGTGGAGAAGCAAGTTGCTTTTCTCATGAAACGATTTGATGCCTTACAAGTACGAATTGCAGAACAAGACGTTGCTTTTTCTGTAATTGGAGAAGAGCTAAGCGATGTCAGAAAACAGATTGAAGAGACAAGTCGTCTTCATGCAGAATACACAGATATGCTTGCAACACTTCGCAAAGAAGAACTACAAGCACGTGAAACATTGCAGCAAATGAGAAACGATATTCTAGAAGTAAAGCGCCTTTTACAGAAGTCCAATATACCAGGAGTGCCCCAGGATATGTTAGAGAGCCTAGCTTATGCACAAGTGGCTGTACGAAAAGTGTACGAGCAATTAGAGCACAAGCCCTTAAACATGAGCGAAGTACATAAAGTACTGAAAGAAGCGGAAGGCTTTGTCCTAGGTATGGGCAGTGCGGTAAAGGAATTGATTGAGCAAGCCGCCTTGGTTGAAAAAATGATTCAATATGGCAACCGTTACCGAAGTCAAAGCAGACAGGTAGCTGATCATTTGGCGCATGCTGAAGTGTTGTTCAGACAGTATCAGTACAAGGCCGCTTTAGAACAAGTTTCTGCCACACTAGAGCAGGTTGAACCTGGTGTAACAGGAAAGATTGAGGAGTTTGTTAAGACTGAGTAG
- the refZ gene encoding forespore capture DNA-binding protein RefZ, translating to MTCTKQKIIEAAICLFNTKGYHGTSVRDIASEAGVNVANISYYFAGKKGLLEHLVTSFLEGYISTIAEAFEMRHILSPKEVMFLVVHDILHYQSSHRSLTRFVYRELSLDSILIREIMTTYLQREKYYLKHIIETGREQGVFARIPFAVFMSQLKGMLSAPYLYPQYISEVLYERPSDEYFTKMYGKEVEKWLNTMLEGNHSPVTQVLHL from the coding sequence ATGACGTGCACAAAGCAGAAGATTATTGAAGCTGCCATATGCTTGTTTAATACAAAGGGATATCATGGTACGTCTGTGCGTGATATTGCTTCTGAAGCAGGCGTAAATGTGGCTAATATTTCTTATTACTTCGCAGGAAAGAAAGGACTATTAGAGCATTTGGTTACTAGCTTTTTAGAAGGATATATTAGCACAATAGCAGAAGCTTTTGAAATGCGTCATATTTTGTCTCCTAAAGAAGTCATGTTTCTTGTTGTACACGATATTTTGCATTATCAATCGTCTCATCGATCGCTGACCCGCTTTGTCTATAGAGAATTGTCGTTAGATAGCATTCTTATTCGAGAGATTATGACCACATATTTGCAACGTGAAAAATATTATCTAAAACATATTATAGAAACAGGGCGTGAGCAAGGTGTATTTGCCCGTATTCCATTTGCTGTATTTATGTCGCAGTTAAAGGGGATGCTCAGTGCACCGTATTTGTACCCACAATATATATCAGAAGTGCTGTATGAACGTCCTTCTGATGAATATTTTACAAAAATGTATGGAAAGGAAGTAGAAAAGTGGCTCAATACGATGCTGGAAGGGAACCACTCTCCTGTTACGCAAGTCCTTCATTTATAA
- a CDS encoding GAF domain-containing protein — protein MFATSTYNGSREENYELVIKQLDALLAGETNTVANLANASALLNQFLTDINWVGFYITEGTQLVLGPFQGLPACVRIPFGRGVCGTAAATKQTQLVADVHQFPGHIACDAASNSEIVVPMIKDDQVIGVLDIDSPSKARFDETDQLYLEKFVSVLMKYIN, from the coding sequence ATGTTTGCAACATCTACTTACAACGGTAGCCGCGAAGAGAATTATGAGCTGGTGATTAAACAACTCGATGCACTACTTGCTGGTGAAACGAATACCGTTGCTAATCTAGCTAACGCATCTGCGCTTTTAAATCAATTTCTTACTGATATCAATTGGGTCGGTTTCTATATCACAGAGGGAACGCAGCTGGTACTGGGGCCATTTCAAGGCTTACCTGCATGCGTACGTATTCCGTTTGGAAGAGGTGTATGCGGAACTGCTGCAGCGACAAAACAGACTCAGCTTGTTGCGGATGTTCATCAATTCCCAGGTCACATTGCATGTGATGCAGCCTCCAACTCAGAAATTGTTGTACCTATGATTAAGGATGACCAAGTAATTGGAGTACTTGATATTGATAGCCCTAGCAAAGCACGCTTTGATGAAACAGATCAGTTGTATCTAGAAAAATTTGTATCTGTATTAATGAAATATATCAATTAA
- the megL gene encoding methionine gamma-lyase, whose amino-acid sequence MKRPHLETLLIHHGYDAKEYAGSLTPPLFQTSTYTFETAKQGELSFRGESNQYIYSRLGNPTVQLLEERMAVLEGGADALAFGSGMAAVSTVLLSLLRTGDHIVCSKGLYGCTYGLLEMMQERFGITHTLCDMKSEADLLRASNLNTKVVFVETPINPTMQIIDLQIVASAAKKQGWITVVDNTFCSPYLQNPLSFGCDVVLHSATKYICGHGDVVAGFAVCKTAALAECMRPMRKDTGGIMSPFDAWLLLRGLKTLAVRMDRHSVNAMKVATFLKEHPAVENVYYPFLTDHPDYPIATKQMKQGAGVISFTIRGDMAKAQALMDRLELISIAVSLGDAETLIQHPATMTHAVVPKAVREQMGIHDNLLRLSVGLEACEDIVKDLEKALG is encoded by the coding sequence CAAACGTCAACGTATACGTTTGAAACAGCAAAGCAGGGCGAGCTGAGCTTTCGCGGTGAAAGTAACCAATATATATACTCACGTTTAGGAAATCCCACTGTTCAGCTTTTAGAGGAAAGGATGGCAGTATTGGAAGGAGGAGCGGACGCACTTGCATTTGGGTCAGGTATGGCGGCTGTGTCCACAGTACTTCTTTCATTGCTTCGAACAGGTGATCATATTGTTTGTTCAAAGGGATTATATGGGTGTACGTACGGTTTGTTAGAAATGATGCAGGAGCGTTTTGGCATTACCCATACATTATGTGATATGAAAAGTGAAGCCGATTTATTGCGAGCCTCTAATTTAAATACAAAAGTCGTGTTTGTAGAAACACCTATTAATCCTACTATGCAAATTATCGATCTGCAAATCGTAGCTAGTGCTGCCAAGAAGCAGGGCTGGATAACAGTTGTTGATAATACCTTTTGTTCTCCATACCTGCAAAATCCTCTTTCCTTCGGGTGTGACGTGGTGCTCCATAGCGCTACAAAGTATATTTGTGGTCATGGAGATGTTGTAGCAGGCTTCGCTGTATGTAAAACAGCGGCTCTGGCGGAATGTATGCGGCCGATGCGCAAGGATACGGGCGGTATTATGTCACCATTTGATGCTTGGCTTTTGCTCCGCGGATTAAAGACATTGGCGGTGCGTATGGACCGGCACTCCGTAAATGCGATGAAAGTAGCAACGTTTCTGAAAGAGCACCCTGCGGTAGAGAACGTGTATTATCCATTTTTGACAGATCATCCGGATTACCCTATCGCAACCAAGCAAATGAAGCAGGGAGCAGGTGTTATATCTTTTACTATTCGCGGCGACATGGCGAAAGCACAAGCACTTATGGATCGTTTAGAGCTGATCTCAATCGCGGTAAGTTTAGGAGATGCGGAAACGTTAATTCAACATCCGGCAACGATGACACATGCAGTTGTACCAAAAGCTGTACGTGAACAAATGGGAATTCATGATAATTTATTGCGTTTATCTGTAGGATTAGAGGCCTGTGAAGACATTGTGAAAGATTTAGAAAAAGCGTTAGGATAA